In the genome of Pseudomonas sp. HS6, one region contains:
- a CDS encoding homoserine O-acetyltransferase, which produces MPAAFPPDSVGLVTPQTAHFSEPLALACGRSLAAYDLIYETYGTLNAQASNAVLICHALSGHHHAAGYHSVDDRKPGWWDSCIGPGKPIDTNKFFVVSLNNLGGCNGSTGPSSLNPETGKPFGADFPVLTVEDWVHSQARLADLLGIGQWAAVIGGSLGGMQALQWTITYPDRVRHCLAIASAPKLSAQNIAFNEVARQAILTDPEFHGGSFQEQGVIPKRGLMLARMVGHITYLSDDSMGEKFGRGLKSEKLNYDFHSVEFQVESYLRYQGEEFSGRFDANTYLLMTKALDYFDPAANFDDNLAKTFEGAKAKFCVMSFTTDWRFSPARSRELVDALMAARKDVSYLEIDAPQGHDAFLIPIPRYLQAFGNYMNRISL; this is translated from the coding sequence ATGCCAGCTGCCTTTCCCCCCGATTCTGTTGGTCTGGTGACGCCGCAAACGGCGCACTTCAGCGAACCGCTGGCCCTGGCCTGCGGCCGGTCGCTGGCCGCTTATGACCTGATCTACGAAACCTACGGCACGCTGAACGCGCAAGCGAGCAACGCCGTGCTGATCTGCCACGCCTTGTCCGGCCACCACCACGCTGCGGGTTATCACAGCGTCGACGACCGCAAGCCCGGTTGGTGGGACAGCTGCATCGGCCCCGGCAAACCGATCGACACCAACAAGTTCTTCGTGGTCAGCCTGAACAACCTCGGCGGCTGCAACGGCTCCACCGGCCCGAGCAGCCTCAACCCGGAAACCGGCAAGCCATTCGGCGCCGACTTCCCGGTGCTGACAGTGGAAGACTGGGTGCACAGCCAGGCACGCCTCGCCGACCTGCTCGGCATTGGCCAGTGGGCCGCGGTGATCGGCGGCAGCCTCGGTGGCATGCAGGCGCTGCAATGGACCATCACGTATCCGGATCGCGTGCGCCACTGCCTGGCCATCGCCTCGGCCCCCAAGCTGTCGGCGCAGAACATCGCCTTCAACGAAGTGGCGCGCCAAGCGATCCTCACCGACCCTGAATTCCACGGCGGCTCGTTCCAGGAACAAGGCGTGATCCCCAAGCGCGGGCTGATGCTGGCGCGGATGGTCGGCCACATCACCTACCTGTCCGACGACTCCATGGGCGAGAAATTCGGCCGTGGCCTGAAGAGCGAAAAGCTCAACTACGACTTCCACAGTGTCGAGTTCCAGGTCGAGAGTTACTTGCGCTATCAGGGCGAAGAGTTCTCCGGGCGCTTCGATGCCAACACCTATCTGTTGATGACCAAGGCGCTGGACTACTTCGATCCGGCCGCTAACTTCGACGATAACTTGGCGAAAACCTTCGAAGGTGCCAAAGCCAAGTTCTGCGTGATGTCGTTCACCACTGACTGGCGCTTCTCCCCGGCCCGCTCGCGGGAACTGGTGGATGCGCTGATGGCCGCGCGCAAGGACGTCAGCTACCTGGAAATCGACGCCCCCCAAGGCCACGACGCCTTCCTGATTCCGATCCCGCGTTATTTGCAGGCGTTCGGCAATTACATGAACCGCATTTCGTTGTGA
- the metW gene encoding methionine biosynthesis protein MetW, with product MRADLEIIQEWIPAGSRVLDLGCGDGELLTWLRDHKQVTGYGLENDPDNIAECVAKGINVIEQDLDKGLGNFASNSFDVVVMTQALQAVHYPDKILDEMLRVGRQCIITFPNFGHWRCRWYLASKGRMPVSEFLPYTWYNTPNIHFCTFEDFEELCREREAKVIDRLAVDQQHRHGWASKLWPNLLGEIGIYRVSSPGLADHRIAV from the coding sequence ATGAGAGCTGATCTGGAAATCATCCAGGAATGGATCCCCGCCGGCAGCCGCGTGCTCGACCTCGGTTGCGGTGACGGCGAGTTGCTGACCTGGCTGCGCGACCACAAGCAGGTCACCGGTTATGGCCTGGAAAACGACCCGGACAACATCGCCGAATGCGTGGCCAAGGGCATCAACGTCATCGAACAGGACCTGGACAAGGGCCTGGGCAACTTCGCCAGCAACAGCTTCGACGTAGTCGTGATGACCCAGGCCCTGCAAGCCGTGCACTACCCGGACAAGATCCTCGACGAAATGCTGCGGGTCGGTCGCCAGTGCATCATCACGTTCCCGAACTTCGGCCACTGGCGCTGCCGCTGGTATCTGGCGAGCAAGGGCCGGATGCCGGTGTCCGAGTTCCTGCCGTACACCTGGTACAACACGCCGAACATTCACTTCTGCACCTTCGAAGACTTTGAAGAACTTTGTCGCGAACGTGAGGCGAAGGTCATTGATCGGCTTGCCGTGGATCAACAGCACCGCCACGGGTGGGCCAGTAAGCTATGGCCTAATCTGTTAGGTGAGATCGGTATCTACCGCGTCAGCAGCCCGGGGCTTGCGGATCACAGAATCGCGGTCTGA
- a CDS encoding DUF4426 domain-containing protein, which yields MGRLITALLAACLSLSAMAADVIKGERQETFGDVTVHYNTFNSTYLQPDIAKAAELIRSKNQGVINVSVIKDGKPLIANVTGTVKDLTSQSVTLNFRQVTEQGAIYYIAQYPVEQQETRTFEIKVQNGDKINTINFNQELFPGE from the coding sequence ATGGGACGCTTGATTACCGCGCTATTGGCCGCCTGCCTGAGCCTGTCGGCCATGGCTGCCGACGTCATCAAAGGCGAGCGCCAGGAAACCTTCGGCGACGTGACGGTGCACTACAACACCTTCAACTCGACGTACCTGCAACCGGACATCGCCAAGGCTGCCGAGCTGATTCGCAGCAAGAATCAGGGCGTGATCAATGTCTCGGTGATCAAGGATGGCAAGCCGTTGATCGCCAATGTCACCGGCACGGTCAAAGACCTGACCAGCCAGAGCGTGACGCTCAATTTCCGCCAGGTCACCGAACAGGGCGCGATCTATTACATCGCCCAGTACCCGGTGGAACAGCAGGAAACCCGCACCTTTGAAATCAAGGTGCAGAACGGTGACAAGATCAACACCATCAATTTCAACCAAGAGCTTTTCCCCGGCGAATGA
- the rdgB gene encoding RdgB/HAM1 family non-canonical purine NTP pyrophosphatase → MMNLKQLVLASHNAGKLKELQAMLGDSVQLRSIGEWSKVEPEETGLSFVENAILKARNAARISGLPALADDSGLAVDFLGGAPGIYSARYADGKGDAANNAKLLDALKDVPEAERGAQFVCVLALVRHADDPLPILCEGLWHGRILTAASGEHGFGYDPLFWVPERNVSSAELSPSDKNQISHRARAMDLLRQRLGLK, encoded by the coding sequence ATGATGAACCTCAAGCAACTCGTACTGGCCAGCCATAACGCCGGCAAACTCAAAGAACTACAGGCCATGCTTGGCGACTCGGTGCAATTGCGCTCGATTGGCGAATGGAGCAAGGTCGAACCGGAAGAAACCGGCCTGTCGTTCGTCGAGAACGCGATCCTCAAGGCCCGCAACGCTGCGCGCATCTCCGGGCTGCCGGCGCTGGCCGACGATTCGGGCCTGGCGGTGGATTTCCTCGGCGGTGCGCCGGGCATTTACTCGGCGCGCTATGCCGACGGCAAGGGCGACGCGGCGAACAACGCCAAACTGCTCGACGCCTTGAAGGATGTGCCTGAAGCCGAGCGCGGGGCGCAGTTCGTCTGCGTGCTGGCGCTGGTGCGTCATGCCGACGATCCGCTGCCGATCCTGTGCGAAGGCCTGTGGCACGGGCGTATCCTGACCGCCGCCAGCGGTGAGCACGGTTTCGGTTATGACCCGCTGTTCTGGGTTCCGGAGCGTAACGTCTCCAGCGCCGAACTGAGCCCGAGCGACAAGAACCAGATCAGCCACCGCGCCCGTGCAATGGATCTGCTGCGCCAGCGTCTGGGCCTGAAATGA
- the hemW gene encoding radical SAM family heme chaperone HemW encodes MTDSSSASSLIIGGAASSPRAPLPTLPPLALYIHIPWCVRKCPYCDFNSHTASPVLPEQEYVDALLADLDQDLHAVYGRELSSIFFGGGTPSLFSAEALGRLLEGVKQRIPFADDIEITLEANPGTFEQEKFVAYRKLGINRLSIGIQSFQQEKLKALGRIHNGDEAIRAAGMARQAGFDNFNLDLMHGLPDQSLDDALSDLRQAIELKPTHISWYQLTLEPNTVFWNQPPVLPEDDTLWDIQEAGQALLAENGYAQYEVSAYAQPGRPARHNLNYWSFGDFIGIGAGAHGKLSHPDGRIVRTWKTRLPKDYLNPAKSFQAGEKALTNDEMPFEFLMNALRLTAGVESRLYPERTGLPLESLDEHRREAEQSGLLQVEPSRLAATERGQLFLNDLLQKFLS; translated from the coding sequence ATGACCGATAGCTCCTCCGCGTCGTCGCTGATCATCGGCGGCGCCGCCTCCTCGCCTCGGGCGCCGTTGCCGACGCTGCCGCCCCTGGCGCTGTACATCCACATTCCGTGGTGTGTGCGCAAATGCCCGTATTGCGACTTCAACTCCCACACCGCCAGCCCGGTGCTGCCGGAGCAGGAATACGTCGACGCGTTGCTCGCCGACCTCGATCAGGATCTGCACGCGGTGTACGGCCGTGAGTTGAGTTCGATCTTCTTTGGCGGCGGCACGCCGAGCCTGTTCAGCGCCGAAGCGCTCGGTCGCTTGCTGGAAGGCGTGAAACAACGCATCCCGTTTGCCGATGACATCGAAATCACCCTGGAAGCCAACCCCGGGACTTTCGAGCAAGAGAAGTTCGTCGCCTACCGCAAACTGGGGATCAATCGCCTGTCGATCGGTATCCAAAGCTTCCAGCAGGAAAAGCTCAAGGCCCTCGGCCGTATCCACAACGGCGATGAAGCCATCCGCGCTGCCGGCATGGCGCGCCAGGCCGGGTTCGATAACTTCAACCTCGACTTGATGCACGGCTTGCCGGACCAGTCGCTGGACGATGCCTTGAGCGATCTGCGCCAGGCGATAGAGCTGAAGCCGACGCACATTTCCTGGTATCAGCTGACACTGGAGCCGAACACCGTGTTCTGGAACCAGCCGCCGGTGCTACCGGAAGACGACACGCTGTGGGACATTCAAGAGGCCGGGCAAGCACTGCTGGCCGAAAACGGTTACGCGCAGTACGAAGTCTCAGCCTATGCCCAACCGGGTCGCCCGGCGCGACATAACCTCAATTACTGGAGTTTCGGCGACTTCATCGGCATCGGCGCCGGCGCCCACGGCAAGCTCAGCCATCCGGACGGGCGCATCGTGCGCACCTGGAAGACCCGACTGCCGAAGGACTACCTCAACCCGGCCAAAAGCTTCCAGGCCGGCGAGAAAGCCCTGACCAATGACGAGATGCCGTTCGAGTTCCTGATGAACGCCCTGCGCCTGACCGCCGGTGTTGAATCACGCCTGTACCCCGAGCGCACCGGCCTGCCGCTGGAAAGCCTCGACGAACACCGCCGCGAGGCCGAACAAAGCGGTCTGTTGCAGGTCGAACCGTCACGTCTGGCGGCCACCGAACGCGGACAACTGTTCCTCAATGACTTGCTGCAGAAATTTCTGAGCTGA
- a CDS encoding DUF3392 domain-containing protein, with protein sequence MDLILDLLATVSRWSRSNLSEIALALVGCLLVLFGADFKAWVDQRLGSIAGALRVPLMALLCLIGSGAALIYATPWVVKGLSQFNNYSLAPVLLVVLVLIGVVADRR encoded by the coding sequence ATGGATTTGATACTCGACCTGCTCGCCACCGTGTCCCGCTGGAGCCGCAGCAACCTTTCGGAAATCGCTCTGGCCCTGGTGGGCTGCCTGCTGGTGCTGTTCGGCGCGGACTTCAAGGCCTGGGTAGACCAACGCCTGGGCAGCATCGCCGGCGCCCTGCGCGTCCCGCTGATGGCCCTGCTCTGCCTGATCGGCAGCGGCGCGGCGCTGATCTACGCCACGCCTTGGGTGGTGAAGGGGCTGAGCCAGTTCAATAACTACAGCCTGGCGCCGGTTTTGTTGGTGGTGCTCGTTTTGATCGGCGTGGTCGCGGATCGCCGTTGA
- a CDS encoding RNA 2'-phosphotransferase yields the protein MSKKLLDETSKFLSFVLRHEPQAIGLKLDSEGWADIEALIGGAARDGRTLDRTLIENVVASSDKKRFSISADGQSIRAVQGHSTKSVELQFEEKQPPETLYHGTATRFMDSINEQGLIPGSRHHVHLSQETATASEVGQRYGTVVVLKVAARQMQEQGFKFYQAENGVWLTERVPSEFLSTV from the coding sequence ATGAGCAAGAAACTGCTGGACGAAACAAGCAAATTTCTCAGCTTCGTGCTGCGTCATGAGCCACAGGCGATCGGCTTGAAGCTGGACTCCGAAGGTTGGGCGGACATCGAGGCCTTGATCGGTGGAGCGGCGCGGGACGGCAGAACGCTGGATCGCACGCTGATCGAAAACGTCGTGGCAAGCAGTGACAAGAAGCGCTTTTCAATCTCCGCAGATGGCCAGTCGATTCGCGCCGTACAGGGCCACTCGACAAAAAGCGTGGAGCTGCAGTTCGAAGAAAAGCAGCCTCCGGAAACGCTTTATCACGGCACGGCGACACGTTTCATGGACTCGATCAACGAGCAGGGATTGATCCCGGGATCGCGCCATCACGTGCATCTGTCCCAGGAAACCGCCACCGCTTCGGAGGTTGGGCAACGTTACGGAACGGTCGTGGTTCTGAAAGTCGCCGCGCGACAGATGCAGGAACAGGGTTTCAAGTTCTATCAGGCCGAGAATGGTGTCTGGCTGACAGAGCGGGTCCCGTCGGAGTTTCTTTCTACGGTGTAA
- the trmB gene encoding tRNA (guanosine(46)-N7)-methyltransferase TrmB, producing MTESNDTPIQTEEGDERQHRRIKSFVMRAGRMTEGQQRGLDQGAPKFVLPLADAPVDYDQVFGRSAPRSLEIGFGMGHSLLEMAAAAPEQDFIGVEVHRPGVGALLNGVLTQGLTNLRVYDCDAIEVLNRCIADNSLDRLMLFFPDPWHKSRHHKRRIVQASFAELVRSKLKVGGILHMATDWEPYAEYMLEVMNVAPGYRNLAEDGKCVPRPAERPITKFERRGERLGHGVWDLKFEKQA from the coding sequence ATGACTGAATCGAACGACACGCCAATCCAGACGGAAGAAGGCGACGAGCGCCAACACCGCCGCATCAAGAGTTTCGTGATGCGCGCCGGGCGCATGACCGAAGGCCAGCAACGCGGCCTGGATCAGGGCGCGCCGAAGTTTGTCCTGCCTCTGGCCGATGCGCCGGTGGATTACGACCAGGTGTTCGGCCGCTCCGCGCCGCGCTCGCTGGAGATCGGTTTCGGCATGGGTCACTCGCTGCTGGAAATGGCAGCTGCTGCGCCGGAACAGGATTTCATCGGTGTCGAAGTTCACCGTCCGGGTGTCGGCGCGCTGCTCAATGGCGTGCTGACTCAGGGCCTGACGAACCTGCGGGTCTACGATTGCGACGCGATCGAGGTGCTCAACCGCTGCATCGCCGACAACAGTCTCGATCGCCTGATGCTGTTCTTCCCGGATCCATGGCACAAAAGCCGTCACCACAAGCGTCGCATCGTTCAGGCGTCCTTCGCTGAGCTGGTGCGCAGCAAGCTGAAGGTTGGCGGCATTCTTCACATGGCCACCGACTGGGAGCCGTACGCCGAATACATGCTGGAAGTGATGAACGTCGCCCCGGGCTATCGCAACCTCGCCGAAGACGGCAAATGCGTACCGCGCCCGGCCGAACGCCCGATCACCAAGTTCGAACGCCGTGGCGAACGTCTTGGGCATGGCGTTTGGGATCTGAAGTTCGAAAAGCAGGCGTAA
- a CDS encoding thiazole synthase — translation MSIVRSDKPFVLAGRTYQSRLLVGTGKYRDMEETRLAIEASGAEIVTFAVRRTNLGQIEGEPNLLDVLSPDRYTFLPNTAGCYDAVEAVRTCRLARELLDGHNLVKLEVLADQKTLFPNVIETLKAAEVLVKEGFDVMVYTSDDPIIARQLAEIGCIAVMPLAGLIGSGLGICNPYNLQIILEEAKIPVLVDAGVGTASDATISMELGCDAVLMNSAIAHAGQPIMMAEAMKHAIVAGRLAYLAGRMPKKLYASASSPLDGLIK, via the coding sequence ATGAGCATCGTTCGTAGCGACAAGCCTTTCGTTCTGGCCGGTCGTACTTACCAGTCGCGTTTGCTGGTTGGTACTGGCAAGTACCGTGACATGGAAGAAACCCGCCTGGCCATCGAAGCCTCGGGTGCCGAGATCGTCACCTTCGCCGTGCGCCGCACCAACCTGGGCCAGATCGAAGGCGAGCCGAACCTGCTCGACGTACTGTCGCCGGATCGTTACACCTTCCTGCCGAACACCGCCGGTTGCTACGACGCAGTCGAAGCCGTGCGCACCTGCCGCCTGGCCCGTGAGCTGCTCGATGGCCACAACCTGGTGAAGCTGGAAGTGCTGGCCGACCAGAAAACCCTGTTCCCCAACGTGATCGAAACCCTCAAGGCCGCCGAAGTGCTGGTCAAGGAAGGTTTCGACGTGATGGTTTACACCAGTGATGACCCGATCATCGCCCGTCAATTGGCGGAAATCGGCTGCATCGCGGTAATGCCGCTGGCCGGTCTGATCGGTTCGGGCCTGGGGATCTGCAACCCGTACAACCTGCAGATCATCCTCGAAGAAGCCAAGATCCCGGTGCTGGTGGATGCCGGCGTCGGTACGGCTTCCGACGCCACCATCTCCATGGAACTGGGCTGTGACGCGGTGCTGATGAACTCGGCCATCGCCCACGCCGGGCAACCGATCATGATGGCTGAAGCCATGAAACACGCGATCGTCGCGGGCCGCCTGGCCTACCTCGCCGGCCGCATGCCGAAAAAACTCTATGCCAGCGCCTCTTCGCCGCTGGATGGTCTGATCAAGTAA
- the thiS gene encoding sulfur carrier protein ThiS, with the protein MRIQLNGESLELPDGETVAALLTRLDLTGRRVAVELNLDIVPRSQHAGTTLNDGDNVEVVHAIGGG; encoded by the coding sequence ATGCGCATTCAGTTGAACGGCGAATCCCTTGAACTGCCCGACGGTGAAACCGTTGCGGCCCTGCTGACCCGTCTGGACCTGACCGGACGCCGGGTGGCGGTCGAACTCAATCTGGATATCGTCCCGCGCAGCCAGCATGCCGGCACCACTTTGAACGACGGCGACAACGTCGAAGTGGTGCACGCCATCGGCGGCGGCTAG
- a CDS encoding DUF423 domain-containing protein: MLRSFLMLAAFFGFTGVGLGAFAAHGLKNRLTPEYLAIFHTGVTYQLVHALALFGVALLATQLQGRLVAWAGISFSIGILLFSGSLYLLTTIGIGKLGIVTPFGGLAFLIGWLCLGLAAWRLQPTA; the protein is encoded by the coding sequence ATGCTGCGTAGCTTTCTGATGCTGGCTGCCTTCTTTGGTTTCACCGGTGTCGGCCTCGGCGCATTCGCCGCCCATGGCCTGAAAAACCGCCTGACCCCCGAGTACCTCGCGATCTTCCACACCGGCGTCACCTATCAACTGGTGCACGCGCTGGCGCTGTTCGGCGTGGCACTGCTGGCAACGCAGCTTCAGGGGCGTCTTGTCGCCTGGGCCGGTATCTCGTTCAGCATCGGCATCCTGCTGTTCTCCGGCAGCCTGTACCTGCTGACCACCATCGGCATCGGCAAGCTCGGCATCGTCACCCCGTTCGGTGGTCTGGCGTTCCTGATCGGCTGGCTGTGCCTCGGGCTCGCCGCCTGGCGCCTGCAGCCAACCGCTTGA
- the mtgA gene encoding monofunctional biosynthetic peptidoglycan transglycosylase produces MLRLFLRRFTKALLWFAGGSVLLVLVFRFVPPPGTALMVERKIESWVDGEPIDLQRTWKPWDEISDDLKVAVIAGEDQKFPEHWGFDLSAIKAALAHNELGGSIRGASTLSQQVSKNLFLWSGRSYLRKGLEAWFTALIEVFWPKQRILEVYLNSVEWDDGVFGAEAAARHHFGVGAKSLSRQQASYLAAVLPNPRVWSASHPTSYVSRRAGWIRQQMSQLGGDSYLLTLNDSRKAPWAQ; encoded by the coding sequence ATGCTGCGTTTATTTCTCCGTCGTTTCACGAAGGCCCTGCTCTGGTTCGCGGGCGGCAGCGTATTGCTAGTGTTGGTGTTTCGCTTCGTGCCGCCACCGGGCACGGCGCTGATGGTCGAGCGCAAGATCGAATCCTGGGTCGACGGCGAGCCGATCGATCTGCAGCGCACCTGGAAGCCGTGGGACGAGATCTCCGATGACCTGAAGGTCGCGGTGATTGCCGGCGAAGACCAGAAATTCCCCGAGCACTGGGGTTTTGACCTGAGCGCGATCAAGGCCGCACTGGCTCACAACGAACTCGGCGGCTCGATCCGCGGTGCCAGCACCTTGAGCCAGCAAGTGTCGAAGAACCTGTTTTTGTGGTCCGGCCGCAGCTATCTGCGCAAAGGCCTGGAAGCCTGGTTCACCGCGCTGATCGAAGTGTTCTGGCCCAAGCAGCGGATTCTTGAGGTGTACCTGAACAGTGTCGAGTGGGATGACGGCGTGTTTGGTGCCGAAGCGGCGGCAAGGCATCACTTTGGTGTAGGTGCCAAGTCCTTGTCCCGGCAGCAGGCGAGTTATCTCGCGGCCGTATTGCCCAATCCCCGGGTCTGGAGCGCCAGCCACCCGACCTCCTATGTTTCACGCCGGGCCGGATGGATTCGTCAACAGATGAGCCAACTGGGTGGCGACAGCTATCTGCTGACACTCAATGATTCGCGCAAGGCGCCCTGGGCTCAATGA
- the rpoH gene encoding RNA polymerase sigma factor RpoH encodes MTNSLQPAYALVPGANLEAYVHTVNSIPLLTPEQERELAESLYYEQDLGAARQMVLAHLRFVVHIARSYSGYGLAQADLIQEGNVGLMKAVKRFNPEMGVRLVSFAVHWIKAEIHEFILRNWRIVKVATTKAQRKLFFNLRSQKKRLAWLNNEEVHRVAESLGVEPREVREMESRLTGHDMAFDPAAEADDDSAFQSPANYLEDHRYDPARQLEDADWSDNSNHNLHEALEVLDERSRDILYQRWLAEEKATLHDLAQKYNVSAERIRQLEKSAMNKLKLSIAA; translated from the coding sequence ATGACCAATTCTTTGCAACCTGCGTATGCATTGGTTCCGGGCGCAAACCTGGAAGCCTATGTACACACCGTCAACAGCATTCCATTGCTGACGCCGGAGCAGGAGCGTGAACTGGCCGAGAGTCTCTACTATGAGCAGGATTTGGGGGCGGCTCGGCAGATGGTGCTCGCCCACCTGCGTTTTGTCGTACACATTGCCCGTAGCTATTCCGGCTACGGTCTGGCTCAGGCTGACCTGATCCAGGAAGGCAACGTCGGCCTGATGAAGGCCGTGAAGCGCTTCAACCCGGAAATGGGCGTGCGTCTGGTGTCCTTCGCGGTTCACTGGATCAAGGCCGAGATTCACGAGTTCATCCTGCGCAACTGGCGCATTGTGAAAGTCGCGACCACCAAGGCCCAGCGCAAGTTGTTCTTCAACCTGCGCAGCCAGAAGAAGCGTCTGGCCTGGCTGAACAACGAGGAAGTCCACCGTGTGGCGGAAAGCCTCGGCGTCGAGCCACGTGAAGTGCGTGAGATGGAAAGTCGCCTGACCGGCCATGACATGGCCTTCGACCCGGCTGCTGAAGCCGACGACGACAGTGCTTTCCAGTCGCCGGCCAACTACCTGGAAGACCACCGGTACGATCCGGCGCGTCAACTGGAAGATGCCGACTGGAGCGACAACTCCAATCACAACCTGCACGAAGCGCTGGAAGTGCTGGACGAACGTAGCCGTGACATCCTTTACCAGCGCTGGCTGGCGGAAGAGAAAGCCACGCTGCACGACCTGGCGCAGAAGTACAACGTGTCGGCCGAGCGGATCCGTCAGCTCGAGAAGAGCGCGATGAACAAGCTCAAGTTGTCGATTGCCGCGTAA
- the ftsX gene encoding permease-like cell division protein FtsX, whose amino-acid sequence MSATRSPKVSERVAPKAADPQPPKKKKHDDDDGPDFATLFRAWVENHRASLLDSLRRLGKQPIGSFFTCMVMAVALSLPMGLSLLLNNVERLGGSWQRAAQISLYLELEASPAQGEKLRDQIKGMPGVADAEYVGRDQALEEFQQQSGLGEALRELPENPLPGVVLVTPNEVDKSTLEALRQKLSELPKVQQAQLDLVWVERLAAILKLGDRFVFGLTVLLVSALLLVIGNTIRLHIENRRTEIEVIKLVGGTDSYVRRPFLYMGALYGFGAGLLSWGVLAFGLNWLNDAVVGLAGLYGSDFALAGVPVADGLSLLLGAVLLGYIGAWIAVARHLRELAPK is encoded by the coding sequence ATGAGTGCGACACGCAGTCCGAAGGTTTCCGAACGCGTGGCCCCGAAAGCCGCCGATCCGCAGCCGCCAAAGAAGAAAAAGCATGACGATGACGATGGCCCGGATTTCGCCACATTGTTCCGTGCCTGGGTAGAAAACCACCGTGCCAGCCTGCTCGACAGCCTGCGTCGCCTCGGTAAGCAGCCGATCGGCAGCTTCTTCACCTGCATGGTGATGGCGGTCGCACTGAGTCTGCCGATGGGGCTTTCGTTGTTGCTGAACAACGTCGAGCGTCTGGGCGGTTCCTGGCAGCGTGCGGCGCAGATCTCGTTGTATCTGGAGCTCGAAGCCAGTCCGGCTCAGGGCGAGAAGCTGCGGGATCAGATCAAGGGTATGCCGGGCGTAGCTGATGCTGAATATGTCGGTCGCGATCAGGCACTGGAAGAGTTCCAGCAGCAGTCCGGACTGGGCGAAGCCTTGCGCGAGCTGCCGGAAAACCCGCTGCCAGGCGTTGTGCTGGTCACGCCGAACGAGGTCGACAAGTCGACGCTGGAAGCATTAAGACAAAAACTTTCCGAGCTGCCCAAGGTACAACAGGCGCAACTTGATCTAGTCTGGGTCGAGCGTCTGGCTGCCATCCTCAAGCTCGGCGATCGTTTTGTCTTCGGTCTGACGGTGTTGCTGGTTTCCGCATTACTTTTGGTGATAGGCAATACCATTCGTCTTCATATTGAAAACCGCCGCACAGAGATAGAAGTGATTAAACTCGTCGGCGGCACTGACAGCTATGTGCGTCGTCCCTTCCTTTATATGGGCGCGTTGTATGGCTTCGGTGCGGGGCTGCTGTCCTGGGGTGTGCTGGCGTTCGGCCTGAACTGGCTGAACGACGCGGTGGTTGGGCTGGCCGGCTTGTACGGCAGTGATTTTGCGCTGGCCGGAGTGCCAGTTGCCGACGGTCTGTCGCTCTTGCTTGGCGCGGTGCTGTTGGGTTATATCGGTGCATGGATTGCAGTCGCACGTCATCTCAGGGAGCTGGCGCCGAAGTAG
- the ftsE gene encoding cell division ATP-binding protein FtsE, whose protein sequence is MIRFEQVGKRYPNGHVGLHELSFRVRRGEFLFVTGHSGAGKSTLLRLLLAMERPTSGKLLLAGQDLSTISNAQIPFLRRQIGVVFQNHQLLFDRTVFNNVALPLQILGLSKAEIAKRVDSALERVALSDKTDLYPGDLSTGQQQRVGIARAIVHRPALLLADEPTGNLDPRLAAEIMGVFEDINRLGTSVLIASHDLALIARMRHRMLTLQRGRLIGDGEAGE, encoded by the coding sequence ATGATTCGTTTCGAACAGGTCGGTAAACGCTACCCGAACGGTCACGTCGGCTTGCATGAGCTGAGCTTTCGAGTCCGTCGCGGCGAGTTCCTGTTTGTCACCGGCCATTCCGGTGCCGGTAAATCCACGTTGTTGCGCCTGTTGCTGGCGATGGAACGTCCGACCAGCGGCAAACTGCTGCTGGCCGGGCAAGACCTGAGCACCATCAGCAATGCGCAGATTCCGTTCCTGCGCCGGCAGATCGGCGTGGTGTTTCAGAATCACCAATTGCTCTTCGATCGCACGGTGTTCAACAACGTCGCGCTGCCCTTGCAGATTCTCGGGCTGTCCAAAGCAGAAATCGCCAAGCGCGTCGATTCGGCGCTGGAGCGCGTAGCCCTGTCGGACAAGACCGATCTGTACCCCGGCGACCTGTCCACCGGTCAGCAACAGCGCGTCGGCATTGCCCGCGCCATCGTTCACCGTCCGGCCCTGCTGCTGGCGGACGAACCGACCGGTAACCTCGACCCGCGTCTGGCGGCCGAGATCATGGGGGTGTTCGAAGACATCAACCGTCTGGGCACCAGCGTGCTGATCGCCAGTCACGACTTGGCCCTGATCGCGCGCATGCGCCATCGCATGCTGACCCTGCAACGCGGCCGATTGATCGGTGACGGGGAGGCTGGCGAATGA